One stretch of Kogia breviceps isolate mKogBre1 chromosome 18, mKogBre1 haplotype 1, whole genome shotgun sequence DNA includes these proteins:
- the SIGLEC11 gene encoding sialic acid-binding Ig-like lectin 11 isoform X1 yields MDRLLLLLSLLREGSLQQDPWYQLQVQESVTVQEGLCVLVSCTVSYPSLGRTDSTPIYGEWFRKGERPSQMDLPMATNNPGRGVKKKRKIPFHLLGDPGANNCSLGITDAKKGDSGNYYFQLMRGDVRHSYKNNLLIVNVTELTQTPDIYIKEPLESGSSSHVTCSVPGACDRATPPTISWTGAALRPPGLDSKGAYNSSEILLSPGPQDHGTNLTCRVTFRRAGVSTERTVRLDVSYAPQNLTVSIFRGNGTELKYLGNGSSLSVLEGESLRLACVTDSNPPATLSWSQGSRTLSPARPSNPGVLQVPRVELGHEGEFTCRAQHPQGSLWTSVHLSVQSPPQLLGPSCSQENEGLHCSCSSRARPAPSLRWGLGAGLLEGNFSNASFKVTSSSAGPWANSSLSLSEGLSPGLRLSCEAQNVHGAHSATVLLLPGKPKLGGEFVLGAVGGAGIAALLSLCSCLIFFTVKTFGKARGEKEEPPMPGPTSQGYQHECPPGSPLDLPPPVVAAPTSGEEQELHYASLSFYTLRPWEPQDQEAASTTEYTEIKIHK; encoded by the exons ATGGacaggttgctgctgctgctgtcccTGCTACGGGAGG GGTCCCTGCAGCAGGATCCGTGGTACCAGCTGCAAGTGCAGGAATCGGtgacagtgcaggagggtttgtGTGTCCTTGTGTCCTGCACTGTCTCTTATCCCTCGCTGGGCCGGACTGACTCTACACCCATCTATGGTGAATGGTTCCGGAAAGGGGAGAGACCATCCCAAATGGATCTTCCCATGGCCACAAACAACCCGGGCAGGGgagtaaaaaagaagagaaaaatcccaTTCCACCTCCTCGGGGACCCTGGGGCAAACAACTGCTCCCTGGGCATCACAGACGCCAAGAAGGGGGACAGTGGAAACTATTATTTTCAGCTGATGAGAGGTGATGTGAGACATAGTTACAAAAATAACCTGCTCATTGTGAACGTGACAG agCTGACACAGACCCCCGATATCTACATCAAGGAGCCCCTGGAGTCCGGCTCTAGCAGCCACGTGACGTGCTCCGTGCCAGGGGCCTGTGACCGGGCCACGCCGCCCACTatctcctggaccggggctgcCCTCCGGCCCCCGGGACTGGACTCGAAGGGAGCCTATAACTCCTCGGAGATCCTGCTCAGCCCTGGCCCGCAGGACCACGGCACCAACCTCACCTGCCGGGTGACCTTCCGCAGGGCTGGCGTGAGCACGGAGAGGACCGTCAGGCTCGACGTGTCCT ACGCCCCCCAGAACCTGACCGTCAGCATCTTCCGAGGAAATGGCACAG agctGAAATACCTGGGGAATGGCTCATCTCTTTCCGTCCTGGAAGGAGAATCTCTACGCCTGGCCTGTGTCACCGACAGCAACCCCCCAGCCACACTGAGCTGGTCCCAGGGGAGCCGGACCCTGAGCCCCGCACGTCCCTCGAACCCCGGGGTCCTGCAAGTGCCCCGGGTGGAGTTGGGCCATGAAGGCGAATTCACCTGCCGAGCTCAGCATCCTCAGGGCTCCCTGTGGACCTCCGTGCACCTCTCTGTACAGA GCCCCCCGCAGCTGCTGGGACCCTCCTGCTCCCAGGAGAATGAGGGTCTGCACTGCAGCTGTTCCTCCCGAGCCCGGCCGGCCCCCTCCCtgcgctgggggctgggggcggggctgctgGAGGGGAATTTCAGCAACGCCTCCTTCAAGGTCACCTCCAGCTCGGCTGGGCCCTGGGCCAAcagctccctgagcctcagcGAGGGGCTCAGCCCTGGCCTCAGACTCAGCTGCGAGGCCCAGAACGTCCACGGGGCCCACAGCGCCACTGTCCTGCTGCTGCCAG ggaagcccaagcttggAGGAGAATTCGTTCTGGGGGCCGTCGGAGGAGCTGGCATCGCTGCCCTGCTCAGTCTTTGCTCCTGCCTCATCTTCTTCAC AGTGAAGACCTTCGGGAAGGCACGcggtgagaaggaagagccccCCATGCCGGGTCCCACCTCCCAG GGTTACCAGCATGAGTGTCCTCCAGGCAGCCCCCTGGACCTCCCCCCACCAGTGGTGGCCGCCCCCACCTCTGGGGAGGAACAGGAGCTCCATTACGCCTCCCTCAGTTTCTACACACTGAGGCCCTGGGAGCCTCAGGACCAGGAGGCCGCCAGCACCACCGAATATACTGAGATCAAGATCCATAAATGA
- the SIGLEC11 gene encoding sialic acid-binding Ig-like lectin 11 isoform X2: protein MDRLLLLLSLLREGSLQQDPWYQLQVQESVTVQEGLCVLVSCTVSYPSLGRTDSTPIYGEWFRKGERPSQMDLPMATNNPGRGVKKKRKIPFHLLGDPGANNCSLGITDAKKGDSGNYYFQLMRGDVRHSYKNNLLIVNVTGTEGSPGTRNRDGVGEDGPPCPSTSKGDTGAWSHQGWAHTGVPSGVWLLPLSSPELTQTPDIYIKEPLESGSSSHVTCSVPGACDRATPPTISWTGAALRPPGLDSKGAYNSSEILLSPGPQDHGTNLTCRVTFRRAGVSTERTVRLDVSYAPQNLTVSIFRGNGTELKYLGNGSSLSVLEGESLRLACVTDSNPPATLSWSQGSRTLSPARPSNPGVLQVPRVELGHEGEFTCRAQHPQGSLWTSVHLSVQSPPQLLGPSCSQENEGLHCSCSSRARPAPSLRWGLGAGLLEGNFSNASFKVTSSSAGPWANSSLSLSEGLSPGLRLSCEAQNVHGAHSATVLLLPGKPKLGGEFVLGAVGGAGIAALLSLCSCLIFFTVKTFGKARGEKEEPPMPGPTSQGYQHECPPGSPLDLPPPVVAAPTSGEEQELHYASLSFYTLRPWEPQDQEAASTTEYTEIKIHK, encoded by the exons ATGGacaggttgctgctgctgctgtcccTGCTACGGGAGG GGTCCCTGCAGCAGGATCCGTGGTACCAGCTGCAAGTGCAGGAATCGGtgacagtgcaggagggtttgtGTGTCCTTGTGTCCTGCACTGTCTCTTATCCCTCGCTGGGCCGGACTGACTCTACACCCATCTATGGTGAATGGTTCCGGAAAGGGGAGAGACCATCCCAAATGGATCTTCCCATGGCCACAAACAACCCGGGCAGGGgagtaaaaaagaagagaaaaatcccaTTCCACCTCCTCGGGGACCCTGGGGCAAACAACTGCTCCCTGGGCATCACAGACGCCAAGAAGGGGGACAGTGGAAACTATTATTTTCAGCTGATGAGAGGTGATGTGAGACATAGTTACAAAAATAACCTGCTCATTGTGAACGTGACAGGTACGGAAGGGTCCCCAGGAACACGTaacagggatggggtgggggaggacggACCCCCCTGTCCCTCAACCTCTAAGGGGGACACTGGCGCATGGTCACAtcagggctgggcacacacagGGGTCCCTTCTGGGGTCtggcttctccctctctcctctccagagCTGACACAGACCCCCGATATCTACATCAAGGAGCCCCTGGAGTCCGGCTCTAGCAGCCACGTGACGTGCTCCGTGCCAGGGGCCTGTGACCGGGCCACGCCGCCCACTatctcctggaccggggctgcCCTCCGGCCCCCGGGACTGGACTCGAAGGGAGCCTATAACTCCTCGGAGATCCTGCTCAGCCCTGGCCCGCAGGACCACGGCACCAACCTCACCTGCCGGGTGACCTTCCGCAGGGCTGGCGTGAGCACGGAGAGGACCGTCAGGCTCGACGTGTCCT ACGCCCCCCAGAACCTGACCGTCAGCATCTTCCGAGGAAATGGCACAG agctGAAATACCTGGGGAATGGCTCATCTCTTTCCGTCCTGGAAGGAGAATCTCTACGCCTGGCCTGTGTCACCGACAGCAACCCCCCAGCCACACTGAGCTGGTCCCAGGGGAGCCGGACCCTGAGCCCCGCACGTCCCTCGAACCCCGGGGTCCTGCAAGTGCCCCGGGTGGAGTTGGGCCATGAAGGCGAATTCACCTGCCGAGCTCAGCATCCTCAGGGCTCCCTGTGGACCTCCGTGCACCTCTCTGTACAGA GCCCCCCGCAGCTGCTGGGACCCTCCTGCTCCCAGGAGAATGAGGGTCTGCACTGCAGCTGTTCCTCCCGAGCCCGGCCGGCCCCCTCCCtgcgctgggggctgggggcggggctgctgGAGGGGAATTTCAGCAACGCCTCCTTCAAGGTCACCTCCAGCTCGGCTGGGCCCTGGGCCAAcagctccctgagcctcagcGAGGGGCTCAGCCCTGGCCTCAGACTCAGCTGCGAGGCCCAGAACGTCCACGGGGCCCACAGCGCCACTGTCCTGCTGCTGCCAG ggaagcccaagcttggAGGAGAATTCGTTCTGGGGGCCGTCGGAGGAGCTGGCATCGCTGCCCTGCTCAGTCTTTGCTCCTGCCTCATCTTCTTCAC AGTGAAGACCTTCGGGAAGGCACGcggtgagaaggaagagccccCCATGCCGGGTCCCACCTCCCAG GGTTACCAGCATGAGTGTCCTCCAGGCAGCCCCCTGGACCTCCCCCCACCAGTGGTGGCCGCCCCCACCTCTGGGGAGGAACAGGAGCTCCATTACGCCTCCCTCAGTTTCTACACACTGAGGCCCTGGGAGCCTCAGGACCAGGAGGCCGCCAGCACCACCGAATATACTGAGATCAAGATCCATAAATGA